The Sphingosinicella humi genome has a window encoding:
- a CDS encoding metal-dependent hydrolase family protein yields the protein MLSRLLLVLSACLIAAPAAAETIVIHAGQLIADASKPPMGPSTITVVDGRISSITEGHSAVPAGAELVDLSSKTVLPGLIDTHVHLTGEPGGDWRDEAVDTSEWSTLVGAKNALLTAKAGFTTVRDLGASPQSIFALRRATNESVIPGPRIVAAGSSISIIGGHGDVTGFRPDVMETLEIGNTCTGAVECAERVREASRAGADLIKIPATGGVLSQQARGLGQHFTDEEMKAIVDAAHSLGLKVAAHAHGARGIEAAARAGVDSIEHGTFADGAAIKAMKANGAALVPTLMAYTGIRDGLAKGVFTPAVAEKVRMTLDQVGQAARAARAAGVPVVFGTDSAVYPHGRNAEEFAQLVEIVGMSPAEALASATTGAAELIDMQNEVGRIAPGYSADLIAVEGNPLENVRVLEKVDWVMVQGRTID from the coding sequence ATGCTGTCGCGCCTTTTGCTTGTCCTGTCCGCCTGCCTGATTGCCGCGCCCGCCGCGGCCGAGACCATCGTCATCCACGCCGGTCAGCTGATCGCCGACGCTTCGAAGCCGCCAATGGGTCCCTCGACGATCACCGTCGTCGATGGGCGGATAAGCAGCATCACCGAAGGCCATTCGGCCGTCCCGGCCGGTGCCGAGCTCGTCGACCTTTCTTCCAAGACCGTCCTTCCGGGTCTCATCGACACCCATGTCCACCTCACCGGCGAGCCGGGCGGCGACTGGCGCGACGAGGCGGTGGACACGTCCGAATGGTCGACCCTGGTGGGCGCCAAGAATGCGCTGCTCACGGCCAAGGCCGGCTTCACCACCGTCCGCGACCTAGGCGCGTCTCCGCAATCGATCTTCGCCCTTCGCCGCGCCACCAATGAAAGCGTCATTCCTGGCCCGCGCATCGTCGCGGCGGGCTCCAGCATCTCGATCATCGGCGGCCATGGCGACGTGACCGGCTTCCGTCCCGACGTGATGGAGACGCTCGAGATCGGCAATACCTGCACGGGGGCGGTGGAATGCGCCGAGCGGGTGCGCGAAGCCTCGCGCGCCGGCGCCGATCTCATCAAGATCCCGGCCACAGGCGGTGTGCTGTCCCAGCAGGCGCGCGGGCTCGGCCAGCATTTCACCGATGAGGAGATGAAGGCGATCGTCGACGCCGCCCATAGCCTCGGCCTCAAGGTCGCCGCCCACGCCCATGGCGCGCGCGGCATCGAGGCGGCGGCGCGGGCGGGCGTCGATTCGATCGAGCATGGCACCTTCGCCGACGGCGCCGCGATCAAGGCGATGAAGGCGAACGGCGCCGCGCTGGTGCCGACGCTGATGGCCTATACCGGCATCCGCGACGGCCTCGCCAAGGGCGTCTTCACGCCGGCGGTGGCCGAGAAGGTGAGGATGACGCTCGATCAAGTGGGCCAAGCCGCGCGCGCCGCGCGCGCCGCCGGCGTGCCGGTGGTATTCGGCACCGATTCGGCCGTCTATCCCCATGGCCGCAACGCCGAGGAGTTTGCCCAGCTGGTCGAGATCGTCGGCATGAGCCCGGCCGAGGCGCTCGCCTCCGCCACCACCGGAGCGGCGGAGCTGATCGACATGCAGAACGAGGTGGGGCGGATCGCGCCCGGCTATTCGGCCGATCTCATTGCGGTCGAGGGCAACCCGCTGGAGAACGTCCGCGTTCTGGAGAAGGTGGATTGGGTGATGGTCCAGGGACGTACGATCGACTGA
- the metK gene encoding methionine adenosyltransferase, giving the protein MRSNYIFTSESVSEGHPDKVADQISDAVVDLFIGRDPEARVACETMVTTNRIVLAGEVRCREDVTPTQAEIETAVRDTVKAIGYEQHGFHWQYADFACHLHGQSAHIAMGVDESGNKDEGAGDQGIMFGFACDETPDLMPATLHYSHRVLEKLAADRHGKVVDFLEPDAKSQVTLAYENGKPVKAVKLVVSTQHSKDLSNDAGQAKLRDYVKGVFADVLPNGWMPGDEDIFVNPTGLFEIGGPDGDAGLTGRKIIVDTYGGAAPHGGGAFSGKDPTKVDRSAAYVSRYLAKNIVAAGLAKRCTIQLSYAIGIAEPLSLYVDLHGTEANGATAAKLEEVLPRLVRLTPKGIRTHLGLNKPVYLPTAAYGHFGRKPDGELFTWEKTDLVDSLKQAL; this is encoded by the coding sequence ATGCGCAGCAACTACATCTTCACGTCCGAGTCGGTTTCCGAAGGCCATCCGGACAAGGTCGCCGACCAGATTTCCGACGCCGTCGTCGATCTCTTCATCGGCCGCGATCCGGAAGCGCGCGTCGCCTGCGAGACGATGGTCACCACCAACCGCATCGTGCTGGCCGGCGAGGTCCGCTGCCGCGAGGACGTGACTCCGACCCAGGCCGAGATCGAGACGGCGGTGCGCGACACCGTGAAGGCGATCGGCTACGAGCAGCACGGCTTCCACTGGCAATATGCCGATTTCGCCTGCCATCTGCACGGCCAGTCCGCCCATATCGCGATGGGCGTCGACGAGAGCGGCAACAAGGATGAGGGCGCGGGCGATCAGGGCATCATGTTCGGCTTCGCCTGCGACGAGACGCCGGATCTGATGCCGGCGACGCTCCATTATTCGCACCGCGTGCTGGAGAAGCTTGCCGCCGACCGCCACGGCAAGGTCGTCGATTTCCTCGAGCCCGACGCCAAGAGCCAGGTCACCCTGGCTTATGAGAATGGCAAGCCGGTGAAGGCGGTAAAGCTCGTCGTCTCGACGCAGCATTCGAAGGACCTCAGCAACGATGCCGGCCAGGCGAAGCTGCGCGACTATGTGAAAGGCGTTTTCGCCGACGTGCTGCCCAACGGCTGGATGCCGGGCGACGAGGACATCTTCGTCAACCCTACCGGCCTGTTCGAGATCGGCGGTCCGGACGGTGATGCGGGCCTTACCGGGCGCAAGATCATCGTCGACACCTATGGCGGCGCGGCTCCGCACGGCGGCGGCGCCTTCTCGGGCAAGGACCCGACCAAGGTCGATCGTTCGGCCGCCTATGTGTCGCGCTATCTCGCCAAGAACATCGTCGCCGCCGGGCTGGCGAAGCGCTGCACCATCCAGTTGAGCTACGCGATCGGCATCGCCGAGCCGCTGTCGCTCTATGTCGACCTGCACGGCACCGAGGCGAACGGCGCCACCGCCGCCAAGCTGGAGGAAGTGTTGCCCCGACTGGTGCGGCTGACGCCCAAGGGCATCCGCACCCATCTCGGCCTCAACAAACCGGTGTACCTCCCCACCGCCGCCTACGGCCATTTCGGCCGCAAGCCCGACGGCGAGCTCTTCACCTGGGAGAAGACGGACCTCGTCGACTCTTTGAAGCAGGCGCTTTAG
- the lnt gene encoding apolipoprotein N-acyltransferase — translation MKFLGLSFLAGLVAALGFEPVGLWPLTVLGFAALMGLIFTAPSMRSTLARGWWFGVGHFTLGLNWIATAFTYQSAMPAWLGWIAVVLLSLYLAVFPAAAAGLAWRWGRADGLRFILLFAAAWIVTEWLRATLFTGFAWNPAGVALLDSRLDQLAPWIGTYGVSGVAMLFSGALMLVAMERRRPRTMILAGGVVAAMVAAPFANRAAAGAAGAPIRIVQPNIGQQDKWREGFEEQNFERLRRLSGVPGETPRLLLWPEAAITDALQDERSDPFYQQQAARERQRAASVLGPRDLLLTGGVTFQSVDGRKVTSATNSVFAIGAAGRILARYDKAHLVPYGEYLPARPLLSRLGLSRLAPGSVDFDAGPGPGTLVLPLVGDVGFQVCYEIIFSGQVVDPHHRPDFIFNPSNDAWFGAWGPPQHLAQARMRALEEGLPVLRSTPTGISAVIDSDGNVLHSLPWRTAGAIDARLPPPEPATLFARLGNMLPFLLALLLVAAALAGDRIAARRKQR, via the coding sequence ATGAAGTTCCTTGGTCTTTCCTTCCTCGCCGGTCTGGTCGCCGCGCTCGGCTTCGAGCCGGTGGGGCTCTGGCCGCTGACCGTCCTCGGCTTCGCCGCGCTGATGGGACTGATCTTCACCGCGCCGTCGATGCGGAGCACGCTGGCGCGGGGCTGGTGGTTCGGCGTGGGGCACTTCACGCTCGGCCTCAATTGGATCGCGACCGCCTTCACCTATCAGTCGGCGATGCCGGCCTGGCTCGGCTGGATCGCCGTCGTGCTGCTCTCCCTCTATCTCGCCGTCTTCCCGGCCGCCGCGGCCGGCTTGGCCTGGCGATGGGGCCGCGCTGACGGCCTGCGCTTCATTCTTCTGTTCGCGGCCGCCTGGATCGTCACCGAGTGGCTGCGGGCGACGCTGTTCACCGGCTTCGCCTGGAATCCGGCCGGTGTCGCCTTGCTGGACAGCCGCCTCGATCAGCTCGCTCCGTGGATCGGTACCTATGGCGTCTCGGGCGTCGCGATGCTGTTTTCCGGCGCGCTCATGCTTGTGGCGATGGAGCGGCGCCGCCCCAGGACCATGATCCTCGCCGGCGGCGTTGTTGCGGCAATGGTCGCCGCGCCCTTCGCCAATCGCGCGGCGGCCGGCGCGGCCGGCGCCCCGATCCGCATCGTCCAGCCCAATATCGGCCAGCAGGACAAGTGGCGGGAAGGCTTTGAGGAGCAGAATTTCGAGCGGCTGAGGCGACTCTCGGGCGTTCCGGGCGAGACGCCGAGGCTGCTGCTGTGGCCGGAGGCAGCGATAACCGACGCGTTGCAGGATGAGCGCTCCGATCCTTTCTACCAGCAGCAGGCGGCGCGTGAGCGGCAGAGGGCCGCCAGCGTCCTTGGCCCCCGCGACCTGCTGCTGACGGGCGGCGTCACCTTCCAGTCCGTCGACGGCAGGAAGGTCACCAGCGCCACCAACAGCGTGTTCGCCATCGGCGCCGCCGGCCGGATCCTCGCCCGCTACGACAAGGCGCATCTCGTGCCCTATGGCGAATATCTGCCGGCCCGACCTCTGCTGTCGCGCCTCGGCCTTTCCCGCCTGGCGCCCGGCAGCGTCGACTTCGATGCCGGTCCCGGCCCGGGCACGCTCGTGCTGCCGCTCGTGGGGGATGTGGGCTTCCAGGTCTGCTATGAGATCATCTTTTCCGGCCAGGTCGTCGATCCGCACCACCGGCCGGATTTCATCTTCAACCCGTCCAACGACGCCTGGTTCGGCGCCTGGGGTCCGCCGCAGCACCTGGCGCAGGCGCGGATGCGGGCGCTGGAGGAGGGGCTGCCGGTGCTGCGCTCGACGCCGACCGGCATCTCGGCGGTGATCGACTCCGACGGGAACGTTCTCCATTCCCTGCCCTGGCGCACGGCCGGGGCGATCGACGCGCGGCTGCCGCCGCCCGAACCGGCGACCCTGTTCGCTCGCCTCGGCAACATGTTGCCTTTCCTTCTCGCGCTGCTGCTGGTGGCCGCCGCCCTGGCCGGAGACCGCATTGCGGCGCGCCGCAAACAACGCTAA
- a CDS encoding flavin reductase family protein: MMYDTDPGLTDDFRQAMRRVASTVNVITICVNGEPMGITATAMSSLAMDPPSLLVCINQAAALHGSLQDVSHFGVNVLHRDQEHLARMFADRSQHHLRFASGWEVGGDRPPRLADAQAFLTCRRIDHHQFGTHSIFIGVVEEVRVRDEVDPLIYLNGAYGSAR, translated from the coding sequence ATGATGTACGACACCGATCCGGGTCTCACCGACGATTTCCGCCAGGCGATGCGCCGCGTCGCCTCGACGGTGAACGTCATCACCATCTGCGTGAATGGCGAGCCGATGGGCATCACCGCCACCGCCATGTCCTCGCTCGCGATGGACCCGCCGAGCCTGCTCGTCTGCATCAACCAGGCCGCCGCGCTTCACGGATCGCTGCAGGATGTGTCGCACTTCGGGGTCAACGTCCTCCATCGCGATCAGGAGCATCTGGCGCGGATGTTCGCCGATCGCAGCCAGCACCATCTGCGCTTCGCGAGCGGCTGGGAGGTCGGCGGCGACCGCCCGCCTCGCCTCGCCGACGCTCAGGCGTTCCTCACCTGCCGCCGGATCGACCATCACCAGTTCGGCACGCACAGCATCTTCATCGGCGTGGTCGAGGAGGTGAGGGTGCGCGATGAGGTGGATCCCCTCATCTATCTGAACGGCGCCTACGGCAGCGCGCGCTAG
- a CDS encoding RcnB family protein, producing MRKALIAVLMAATAGTPLASAAAAAPAERRVVAQNDSGAAARAARQARQEARSERRATRQRQAQRQERREARVERRAERRENRQERRADRRDGLRQQIRESREASRQSAVNVIPRYQRKAAENQARYERRLREDRRERREDRREWRQDRREDRREWRRDRREDRRDWRADRREWRRDWRNDRRYNWRDYRYSNRHIFSPGRYYAPYRGHSYSRFSIGVFLGAPFYSSRYRIHDPWQYRLPPAYPGTQWVRYYDDVLLVDVYTGEVLDVIYDFFW from the coding sequence ATGCGCAAGGCGCTTATTGCAGTTTTGATGGCCGCCACGGCCGGCACGCCGCTGGCGTCGGCAGCCGCGGCGGCACCGGCGGAGCGGCGAGTGGTCGCCCAAAATGACAGCGGCGCTGCGGCACGGGCGGCGCGTCAGGCCCGGCAGGAAGCCCGGAGCGAGCGTCGCGCGACGCGGCAGCGCCAGGCCCAGCGTCAGGAGCGTCGCGAGGCGCGCGTCGAGCGCCGGGCCGAGCGGCGGGAGAATCGACAGGAGCGGCGTGCCGATCGGCGCGATGGCTTGCGCCAGCAGATCCGCGAATCCCGTGAGGCGTCGCGCCAGAGCGCGGTGAACGTCATCCCCCGCTACCAGCGCAAGGCCGCCGAGAACCAGGCGCGCTACGAGCGCCGGCTGCGCGAGGATCGGCGCGAGCGCCGGGAGGACCGTCGCGAATGGCGGCAGGACCGGCGCGAAGATCGCCGCGAATGGCGCCGTGACCGGCGCGAGGATCGCCGCGACTGGCGCGCGGACCGCCGGGAGTGGCGTCGCGACTGGCGCAATGATCGCCGCTACAACTGGCGTGACTATCGCTACAGCAATCGTCACATCTTCAGCCCGGGTCGCTACTACGCGCCCTATCGGGGCCACAGCTACAGCCGCTTCTCGATCGGCGTGTTCCTGGGCGCGCCCTTCTATTCGAGCCGCTACCGGATCCACGATCCGTGGCAGTATCGACTGCCGCCGGCCTATCCCGGCACGCAGTGGGTCCGCTATTATGACGATGTGCTGCTGGTCGACGTCTACACCGGCGAAGTCCTGGACGTGATCTACGACTTCTTCTGGTAG
- a CDS encoding VOC family protein: protein MSLPPFHLAFPVHDLAAARAFYGGLLGCREGRSADEWIDFDFFGHQIVAHLAPEAASRRHHNPVDGHDVPVPHFGAVLTMEDWRTLADRMRDAGTAFVIEPTIRFAGQSGEQATMFFLDPSGNAIEIKAMRDPAKLFATE from the coding sequence ATGAGCCTGCCGCCATTCCATCTCGCCTTCCCCGTCCACGATCTCGCCGCCGCCCGCGCTTTCTATGGCGGCCTGCTCGGCTGTCGCGAAGGGCGCAGCGCCGACGAATGGATCGACTTCGATTTCTTCGGCCACCAGATCGTCGCGCACCTCGCGCCCGAGGCCGCGTCCCGCCGGCATCACAATCCGGTCGATGGGCATGACGTACCGGTGCCGCACTTCGGCGCGGTGCTGACCATGGAAGACTGGCGGACGCTGGCCGACAGGATGAGAGACGCCGGCACCGCCTTCGTGATCGAGCCGACCATCCGCTTCGCCGGTCAGTCCGGCGAGCAGGCCACCATGTTCTTCCTCGACCCCTCCGGCAACGCGATCGAAATCAAGGCGATGCGCGATCCGGCGAAGCTGTTCGCGACCGAGTGA
- a CDS encoding prolyl hydroxylase family protein, which yields MGVIEAAEAVRRRFSTVPGLFKVPAPGVEMYVLRDFLADKECSALIALIDEGREPSRLLAHTGDPEFRTSESCNLDPTHPVVRAVEKKIAQVMSLDPACGETIQGQRYAVGQQFKPHHDFFFTTEAYWPEQERNGGQRTWTAMMFLNAVEDGGQTQFPEAKVRITPRKGNLLVWNNLDEHGAPNMTSLHQGMPVIAGVKYVITKWYRERPWTPSLAAATTLY from the coding sequence ATGGGTGTCATCGAGGCCGCGGAGGCGGTGCGACGCCGGTTCTCGACGGTGCCGGGCCTGTTCAAGGTGCCGGCGCCCGGCGTCGAGATGTACGTCCTGCGCGATTTTCTGGCCGACAAGGAGTGCTCGGCCCTGATTGCCCTCATCGACGAAGGTCGTGAGCCGTCGCGCCTGCTCGCTCACACCGGCGATCCGGAATTCCGCACCAGCGAGAGCTGCAATCTCGATCCCACGCATCCGGTCGTCCGCGCGGTGGAGAAGAAGATCGCGCAGGTCATGAGCCTCGATCCGGCTTGCGGCGAGACCATCCAGGGCCAGCGCTACGCGGTCGGCCAGCAGTTCAAGCCGCACCACGATTTCTTCTTCACGACCGAAGCCTATTGGCCCGAGCAGGAGCGGAATGGCGGCCAGCGGACCTGGACGGCGATGATGTTCCTGAACGCCGTCGAGGACGGGGGACAGACCCAGTTTCCCGAAGCGAAGGTGCGGATCACCCCGCGCAAGGGCAACCTCCTCGTCTGGAACAATCTGGATGAGCATGGCGCGCCCAACATGACCTCGCTCCATCAGGGCATGCCGGTGATCGCGGGTGTCAAATATGTGATCACCAAATGGTATCGAGAGCGCCCCTGGACGCCGAGCCTCGCCGCCGCGACGACCCTTTATTGA